ATGGCCTGCTGAGAGAGTGAAGAGGATGGCGCGACATCGATTTCCTGCAGGTGCTGAACCGGTGGTACAGGCTCCTCTCCTGGAAGTAAAATACCGATAATAATTAATATAATACATGCCATTATCCCCCGCCGATGCATCAGTGGCAGAAAAGCCATTATGCGAACATGATCCGTTGCGTGCCAGATCGTTTTCACTATTGTCTGAATATCAATCGACTGCGGTATGATTTTTTTCTTGCTAGGCATATCGTTATTTTCGCTCCCTGGAGTATCAGAGTAGTCTGGCCCATCAGGGCTAATTTGCTTGCCATTCTGGCCCAGGGCCGTGGCAAAAATCTTACCTGCTGGCGGTACGCTGCGGTTTCTCACGCTGTCCGTATCCGGACTGGCAGAGCCTGGTATGCCAGGTGCTAAAGGGGTTGTCGAAATAAAAATATTTTCTCACCCGATTGCGCTGACATGACTATTGTTTCCGTTTCGCGCTGATTTGTCATTATTCCCGACGACAAAGTTTTACCCGATCGGCAATGGCTGATATGCTTCGCCTTTGTTTTCAGTATCGATCTCCCTGAAAAAAGGAATAATAAATGGCAATCCCGACATTTGACATACTTGAAGCACAGGCAAGTTATGGTATTGGCCTGCAGGTAGGACAACAACTGAGCGAATCCGGTCTTGAGGGGCTACAAGTGGATGCGCTGACTGCCGGTATCGCTGATGCGCTGGCAGGCCAGCAACCGCAAGTGCCCGTGGAAACGATTCATCGTGCATTACGTGAAATGCATCAGCGTGCTGATGCCGCACGGCGTGAACGCTCACAGGCGATGGCGGCAGAAGGTCAGAAATATCTGGATGAAAACCGTGAACGAGAAGGCGTAAACAGCACTGAATCGGGTTTGCAATTTCGTGTGCTGACTCAGGGACAGGGGGCGATCCCGGCGCGTTCTGATCGGGTTCGGGTACACTATACAGGTAAACTGATAGACGGTACGGTGTTTGATAGTTCGGTGGCACGCGGTGAGCCAGCAGAATTTCCGGTTACGGGGGTGATTGGTGGCTGGATCGAGGCACTGACGCTAATGCCTGTTGGCTCGAAATGGGAACTGACGATCCCGCACCATCTGGCTTATGGTGAACGTGGGGCAGGGGCTTCTATTCCTCCGTTTAGCACGCTGATTTTTGAAGTTGAACTCCTGGATATTATCTGATTGCGTCGCGCTTCCCCCCTTGTTGGGGAAAGCGCTTCAACGGCTGTGACTGACGGCAGTAAATCGATTCACAACCATTTAGATTGCCTATATGCTGACGACGGAATCAGTGAGCCTGATTTTTATTTCCGTCGATCAGTTCAGGGAATGAATCCGGCAATCTGAATGGTGTACGCAGCCATCGTGTATTGTCGAGGGATACAAAATAATCCTGATGGACCAGGTTCTTAATGAAACTATAAAAATTTTTGTTGTAGCAAAATCATCGTATTCATCTTTTCGATTCTTATCTGATATCGGGCAATATTTTGCGGAATGATGCCGAATGATGAGCCATCAGAACCTGAACAACACAGACAGGAAAAAATGACATGGTAGATAATAGCAAAGTCGATGCCGAAACGCCGGCGACAGGCGAGCAGTCGCTGCAGAGAAATCTTACCAACCGACATATTCAGCTGATTGCTATTGGTGGCGCTATCGGCACCGGGCT
The sequence above is drawn from the Enterobacteriaceae bacterium ESL0689 genome and encodes:
- the fklB gene encoding FKBP-type peptidyl-prolyl cis-trans isomerase, with protein sequence MAIPTFDILEAQASYGIGLQVGQQLSESGLEGLQVDALTAGIADALAGQQPQVPVETIHRALREMHQRADAARRERSQAMAAEGQKYLDENREREGVNSTESGLQFRVLTQGQGAIPARSDRVRVHYTGKLIDGTVFDSSVARGEPAEFPVTGVIGGWIEALTLMPVGSKWELTIPHHLAYGERGAGASIPPFSTLIFEVELLDII